In Macadamia integrifolia cultivar HAES 741 chromosome 1, SCU_Mint_v3, whole genome shotgun sequence, a single window of DNA contains:
- the LOC122075084 gene encoding tryptophan N-monooxygenase CYP79A68-like encodes MKNNTSNISSPFLTLPWSVTAATTSIPGTLISFTSPITSVLLIFVSLLFIAQFRSKIYKKSKPTAPLPPGPTPWPIIGSIPELFRKKPVFRWVLGLMKEMNTEIACFRFGDVHVIPVICPEIAKEFLKKQDATFASRPITMATEYSSRGFLSLAFVPWGDQWKKMRRVVTSEVINPRRIHWLLEKRTEEADNLVKYVYNQCTSTNTGSLVDVRVAARQYGGNVIRKLMFNKRYLGEGRKDGGPGVEEEEYIDAVFTVLSLVYSFCVSDYMPSLRRFDLNGHEKIMKEAVRVINKYHDPIIDERVQEWREGKKKEAQDLLDVLISMKDSNGKPLLSTEEIKAQTAELVYAAVDNPSNGVEWALAEMINHPEMLQKATEEIDRVVGKERLVQESDIPQLNYVKACAREAFRLHPIAPFNVPHVSNADTTVAGYFIPKGSHVLLSRVGLGRNPKVWEDPLKFNPERHLKDPSLDVDLTEPELRFISFSTGRRGCMGAMLGSAMTIMLLARLLQGFSWGVNPGESRIDLSESRADLFLAKPLLAHAEPRLSVHAYPLH; translated from the exons ATGAAGAACAACACCTCTAACATCTCTTCCCCATTCCTGACCCTCCCATGGAGCGTTACTGCAGCCACCACCAGCATACCTGGAACCCTAATAAGCTTCACCTCCCCAATCACTTCAGTACTTCTcatctttgtttcccttcttttcaTTGCCCAATTTCGGTCTAAGATTTATAAGAAATCTAAGCCAACTGCTCCACTCCCACCTGGTCCAACACCATGGCCTATAATTGGTAGCATTCCGGAATTGTTCCGAAAGAAGCCGGTATTCCGGTGGGTACTTGGGCTCATGAAAGAAATGAATACCGAAATTGCATGTTTTCGATTTGGTGATGTGCATGTAATTCCGGTCATTTGCCCGGAGATTGCTAAAGAATtcttgaaaaaacaagatgCAACATTTGCTTCAAGACCCATTACAATGGCGACCGAGTACTCAAGCCGTGGGTTCTTGTCCCTAGCTTTTGTGCCATGGGGTGATCaatggaagaagatgaggagGGTGGTAACTTCTGAGGTTATCAATCCCAGGAGAATTcattggctccttgagaaaagAACAGAAGAGGCTGATAATCTTGTCAAATACGTATACAACCAATGCACCAGTACTAATACTGGTTCACTTGTGGACGTTAGGGTTGCAGCTAGGCAATATGGTGGCAATGTCATTAGGAAGTTGATGTTCAACAAGAGATACCTtggggaaggaaggaaggatgGAGGGCCTggcgttgaagaagaagaatatatcGATGCCGTCTTTACCGTGCTTTCTTTGGTATATTCATTTTGTGTATCAGATTACATGCCTAGTTTGAGGAGGTTTGATTTGAATGGACATGAGAAGATCATGAAGGAGGCTGTTAGGGTTATTAACAAGTACCATGACCCTATAATTGATGAGAGGGTTCAAGAatggagagaagggaagaagaaggaagctcAAGATCTTCTTGATGTACTCATTTCAATGAAAGATTCAAATGGGAAGCCATTGCTATCCACAGAAGAGATCAAAGCTCAAACTGCG GAACTAGTGTATGCGGCAGTGGACAATCCATCAAATGGAGTTGAATGGGCCTTGGCGGAGATGATCAACCACCCTGAGATGCTTCAAAAAGCTACTGAAGAAATTGATAGAGTCGTCGGAAAGGAGAGGTTGGTACAGGAGTCCGACATACCACAGCTCAATTATGTCAAGGCATGCGCTAGGGAAGCCTTTCGGCTCCACCCGATCGCCCCCTTTAACGTTCCACATGTCTCTAATGCTGATACAACGGTCGCCGGTTATTTCATTCCTAAGGGTAGCCATGTCTTGTTAAGCCGAGTTGGGCTAGGACGAAACCCTAAAGTTTGGGAAGACCCTCTCAAGTTCAACCCTGAGCGCCATTTGAAGGATCCGTCACTTGATGTTGACCTGACTGAGCCAGAGCTGCGGTTCATCTCATTTAGCACTGGGAGGCGTGGGTGCATGGGGGCCATGCTTGGCTCTGCCATGACTATTATGTTGTTGGCTAGGCTCCTGCAAGGGTTCAGTTGGGGAGTAAACCCTGGTGAGTCTAGGATTGACCTAAGTGAGTCAAGAGCCGATCTTTTCTTGGCTAAGCCATTGCTTGCGCATGCTGAGCCACGTTTGTCAGTGCATGCTTATCCTTTGCACTAG